A genomic window from Agrobacterium tumefaciens includes:
- a CDS encoding dihydroxyacetone kinase family protein — MKKLINDPSTVVRDMLEGVVALSPATVLLADENVVIRSGLPETEKRKVAVLSGGGSGHEPAHAGYVGAGMLTVAVAGDVFTSPSTDAVLAGIRAAAGPAGALVIVKNYTGDRLNFGLAVELARAEGIPVEIVVVADDVALKDTVPADRRRGIAGTILVHKLAGAAAEQELPLHEVARIARDAAEKISSMGVSLGSCTLPAVGRPGFVLGEAEIEVGLGIHGEQGVRRMPIASADELVKLVLETIEADSGLKSGDRVALLVNGLGSTPPMELAIVARSAVTQLEKKGVVVERAWAGTFLSALDMPGFSLSLMHVDEAALSLIDAPTDASAWPRGGVVNRERILLSASAEKSLPVGNTMTAAGDRLRSAADRIAKALIAAEPKLTQLDSVAGDGDLGASMVRGAEAILALPKENFGDVADGLMAMANAMRRAIGGSSGPFYATALMRASRHLAGIESPTAQQMAEAFVAAVIAVSELGGAKPGDRTMIDALHPAAETFRDKLASGASTEEAWRSAVAAGIAGAEATTSMKPRLGRASYLGERAVGHPDAGAVAVSIWLEAIGKE, encoded by the coding sequence ATGAAGAAGCTCATCAACGACCCATCCACCGTTGTGCGGGACATGCTCGAAGGTGTGGTGGCGCTCAGCCCTGCCACAGTCCTGCTTGCAGACGAGAACGTGGTTATCCGCTCTGGCCTTCCGGAAACGGAAAAGCGCAAGGTGGCGGTTCTGTCGGGCGGGGGTAGTGGACATGAACCGGCTCATGCAGGTTATGTCGGCGCGGGCATGCTGACTGTTGCCGTTGCAGGCGATGTCTTCACGTCGCCAAGCACCGATGCGGTTCTTGCCGGTATAAGGGCTGCGGCTGGACCTGCTGGCGCCTTGGTCATTGTCAAGAACTACACGGGTGACCGGCTGAATTTCGGACTGGCAGTCGAACTGGCAAGGGCGGAAGGAATTCCGGTCGAGATTGTGGTCGTTGCCGATGATGTTGCATTAAAGGACACGGTTCCCGCTGACCGTCGCCGAGGTATTGCAGGCACTATCCTAGTCCACAAGCTCGCTGGCGCGGCCGCCGAGCAAGAACTTCCCCTGCATGAGGTGGCCCGGATTGCACGGGACGCGGCCGAAAAAATATCCTCCATGGGTGTATCGCTGGGTTCCTGCACTCTGCCCGCGGTGGGCAGGCCGGGCTTTGTGCTTGGCGAAGCGGAAATCGAAGTCGGGCTCGGAATTCATGGCGAACAGGGCGTCCGGCGGATGCCCATCGCCTCGGCGGATGAGCTGGTGAAACTGGTCCTCGAAACGATCGAAGCGGATAGCGGGCTGAAGAGCGGAGACCGGGTCGCGTTGCTGGTCAACGGGCTGGGATCAACGCCGCCAATGGAGCTCGCGATCGTGGCGCGATCTGCGGTCACCCAACTGGAAAAAAAGGGTGTTGTGGTTGAGCGGGCGTGGGCCGGTACCTTCCTTTCCGCTCTGGACATGCCGGGTTTTTCGTTGTCGCTCATGCATGTCGACGAGGCAGCGCTCAGCCTCATCGATGCGCCAACCGATGCCAGCGCATGGCCACGCGGCGGTGTGGTGAACCGCGAGCGGATCCTGCTCTCGGCAAGTGCCGAGAAGAGCCTGCCTGTCGGAAACACGATGACCGCAGCCGGTGATCGACTGCGCTCCGCCGCAGATCGGATTGCCAAAGCCTTGATTGCAGCAGAGCCCAAACTGACGCAGTTGGACAGTGTTGCGGGTGACGGTGACCTTGGCGCAAGCATGGTTCGTGGTGCTGAGGCGATACTTGCACTGCCAAAGGAAAATTTCGGAGACGTCGCCGACGGGCTGATGGCGATGGCGAATGCGATGCGCAGGGCGATCGGCGGAAGTTCGGGACCCTTTTACGCTACGGCGCTGATGCGCGCTTCGCGCCATCTTGCCGGGATTGAAAGCCCGACGGCTCAGCAGATGGCGGAAGCATTTGTAGCGGCGGTTATCGCGGTCTCGGAACTTGGCGGTGCGAAGCCAGGGGATCGCACGATGATAGATGCGCTTCATCCGGCGGCGGAAACGTTTCGGGATAAACTTGCCTCGGGAGCTTCGACGGAAGAGGCCTGGCGGTCCGCAGTGGCGGCGGGCATCGCGGGCGCCGAGGCGACGACTTCCATGAAGCCACGGCTTGGGCGCGCAAGCTATCTTGGCGAACGGGCTGTCGGGCACCCCGACGCGGGCGCAGTCGCCGTCAGTATCTGGCTTGAAGCAATCGGGAAGGAATAG
- the gst gene encoding glutathione S-transferase encodes MSDFDLYYWPVPFRGQFIRGILAHGGCSWDEHGVDAIDDIMHREVGKQPIAFMGPPVLIDRERNFAISQMPAIALYLGERLDILPAATEGRALSAKVVNDANDVLDELTLSGGREMWTPEKWEEFVPRLRKWLRIFEDTGARNGLTAHSGFMLGTEKAGVADIVTALLWTTMAERFPVIKGIIEDTSPVIWGLSCRVGTTAPLAALSRRSFEDYGDAYCGGEIEKSLRKVTG; translated from the coding sequence ATGAGCGATTTCGACCTTTATTACTGGCCAGTTCCGTTTAGAGGCCAGTTCATCAGGGGAATTCTGGCCCATGGCGGGTGCTCCTGGGATGAACATGGTGTCGATGCGATAGACGATATTATGCATCGTGAGGTGGGGAAGCAGCCGATAGCTTTCATGGGGCCACCGGTCCTGATTGATCGCGAGCGCAATTTCGCCATCTCGCAGATGCCGGCAATCGCCCTCTATCTGGGTGAGCGGCTGGATATCCTGCCGGCGGCGACCGAGGGCCGCGCACTCAGCGCCAAAGTGGTAAACGACGCCAACGACGTCCTTGATGAGCTGACGCTCAGCGGTGGGCGCGAGATGTGGACGCCAGAAAAATGGGAGGAGTTCGTCCCTCGTTTACGGAAGTGGCTCCGCATTTTTGAAGATACCGGGGCAAGAAACGGTCTGACCGCTCACTCCGGGTTTATGCTTGGAACGGAGAAAGCCGGCGTCGCAGATATCGTTACCGCCTTGCTGTGGACGACGATGGCTGAACGCTTTCCAGTCATTAAAGGCATTATCGAAGATACTTCGCCAGTCATCTGGGGCCTTTCCTGTCGGGTGGGGACTACAGCTCCGCTGGCCGCCTTGAGCCGCCGGAGTTTCGAAGACTATGGTGATGCTTATTGCGGAGGAGAGATTGAAAAATCACTCCGCAAAGTTACGGGCTAA
- a CDS encoding VOC family protein, giving the protein MAKMIFLNLPVKDLAASTAFYEAIGCAKNEQFSNEDASSMVWSETITFQLLQLDYYKTFTTKPIADAHTTNGMLIALSRDSRDEVDAMVEAAAKAGGQADVREPQDLGFMYLRTFADPDGHVFEPAYMNLGDDG; this is encoded by the coding sequence ATGGCCAAAATGATTTTCCTGAACCTGCCGGTGAAAGATCTGGCTGCCTCAACCGCCTTCTATGAGGCAATCGGCTGTGCGAAGAACGAGCAATTCTCCAACGAAGACGCTAGCTCGATGGTGTGGTCTGAGACCATCACATTCCAGCTTCTGCAGCTTGATTATTATAAAACCTTCACCACCAAACCGATCGCCGATGCCCACACAACAAATGGCATGCTGATCGCCCTTTCGCGCGACAGCCGAGACGAGGTCGACGCCATGGTTGAGGCCGCGGCAAAAGCCGGCGGGCAAGCGGATGTTCGAGAGCCGCAGGATTTAGGTTTCATGTATCTTCGCACCTTCGCCGATCCCGATGGTCACGTATTCGAGCCGGCCTACATGAATTTGGGCGATGACGGCTGA
- a CDS encoding cupin domain-containing protein: MFSIRRHQEPKAGESRTVRYEGCEYGSAVSIFLVNADPGRGPELHVHPYAETWVVRKGEAEFTIGDRRAHGSSGDIIVGPANIPHRFENIGADRLEIICIHPSETFQQTFL, encoded by the coding sequence ATGTTTTCCATCCGCCGTCATCAGGAACCGAAAGCTGGCGAGAGCCGAACGGTACGTTATGAAGGATGCGAATACGGAAGTGCCGTATCCATCTTTCTCGTCAACGCCGATCCGGGTCGCGGGCCTGAACTGCACGTTCACCCCTATGCGGAAACATGGGTCGTTCGAAAAGGCGAGGCCGAATTCACCATCGGCGATCGCCGGGCGCATGGTTCATCCGGCGACATCATTGTCGGACCTGCCAATATTCCCCACCGCTTCGAAAATATCGGCGCTGACCGGCTGGAGATCATCTGCATCCATCCGAGTGAGACCTTCCAGCAGACTTTCCTGTAG
- a CDS encoding MarR family winged helix-turn-helix transcriptional regulator: MKQAKTMTDRTVEADKGDHVDRLRGQWAQELPDIDTEPMAIFGRAKRLSNLLAPSIEDTFARFGLDRGEFDVIATLRRSGPPYQLTPTEMYTTLMLSSGGLTHRLDRLEKAGLIERRKSRLDGRSIVVCLAPAGIDLAEKAFREDMASEVGFLQGLSPEERKNLAALLKKLVLDIESRL, encoded by the coding sequence ATGAAGCAGGCGAAGACGATGACGGATCGCACGGTCGAAGCTGACAAGGGGGATCATGTCGATCGTCTCCGTGGCCAATGGGCGCAGGAATTACCGGATATCGATACGGAGCCGATGGCCATTTTCGGAAGAGCCAAACGGCTGAGCAACCTTTTGGCACCGTCTATCGAAGACACGTTTGCCCGTTTCGGCCTTGATCGTGGGGAGTTCGATGTTATCGCAACATTGCGCCGGTCGGGACCGCCCTACCAATTGACGCCAACGGAGATGTACACAACGCTGATGCTCTCGTCGGGTGGCCTGACGCACCGGCTTGACCGATTGGAAAAGGCCGGTCTCATCGAGCGCAGGAAATCGAGGCTCGATGGGCGCAGTATCGTCGTATGTCTTGCGCCGGCCGGCATTGATCTGGCCGAAAAAGCGTTTCGCGAAGACATGGCAAGCGAAGTGGGTTTCCTGCAAGGCCTCAGTCCTGAGGAGCGCAAAAATCTTGCGGCGCTGCTGAAAAAGCTGGTGTTGGATATCGAGTCTCGATTGTAG
- a CDS encoding ABC transporter ATP-binding protein/permease: protein MTDADANPKPVDGTGQNGAKNAPMTEDRDIDDPLPPEEIEPASGLTPEEAEQARKRYLLKRFWISARGYWSRRGDRLAWPFSLGLLAMIGINVGFQYGINVWNRGIFDAIEKRDASTVYFLGSVFPPLVLGSVLIVTSQVYARMLIQRRWRSWLTKLLVARWIANGRYYQLNLIDGDHQNPEARLSEDMRIATEAPVDFVAGVIAAFVSASTFIVVLWTIGGALTLSVAGVWITIPGFLVVAAVIYAVVTSSSIALIGRNFVRVSEVKNQLEAEFRYTLTRVRENGESIALLGGEEEERSDLDKRFVNVRRQWRLMALQYMRTTIVSHGSMLIAPVVPVLLCAPKFLDGSMSLGEVMQSASAFTIVQSAFGWLVDNYPRLADWNACARRVASLMMSLDGLERAEQSDTLGRIVRGETEGETMLSLKDVSVSLGDGTAVVKETDVEIGPGERVLVAGESGSGKSTLVRAIAGLWPWGGGDVSFRAGSRLFMLPQRPYIPSGTLRRAVCYPQAAESWTLEEIGAALDKVGLGHLKDKVEEEAPWDQTLSGGEKQRLTFARLLLNDPDIIVMDEATAALDEKSQDKMMQTVIDELPDATIVSVAHRAELEAFHSRKITLERREGGAKLVSDIHLAPRKGRAGSLLRRMVKRK, encoded by the coding sequence ATGACCGATGCTGATGCAAACCCGAAACCGGTCGATGGCACCGGCCAGAATGGTGCGAAAAACGCGCCCATGACGGAAGATCGTGACATTGATGATCCCCTCCCGCCCGAGGAAATAGAGCCTGCTTCGGGGTTGACGCCGGAGGAGGCCGAGCAGGCTCGAAAGAGATATCTGCTGAAGCGCTTCTGGATCAGCGCGCGAGGTTACTGGAGCCGCCGTGGTGATAGGCTGGCGTGGCCGTTCTCGCTCGGGCTGCTGGCGATGATCGGCATAAATGTCGGTTTCCAATATGGCATCAATGTCTGGAATCGTGGGATCTTTGATGCGATTGAAAAAAGGGACGCATCTACCGTCTATTTTCTCGGATCCGTCTTTCCGCCGCTGGTCCTGGGAAGCGTCTTGATCGTGACGTCCCAAGTCTATGCCAGAATGCTGATCCAGCGCCGCTGGCGTTCTTGGCTGACGAAGCTTTTGGTCGCGCGATGGATTGCAAATGGCCGCTATTATCAACTCAATCTGATTGACGGCGATCATCAAAATCCTGAGGCGAGGCTGTCGGAGGATATGCGGATCGCCACCGAGGCGCCGGTGGATTTTGTCGCAGGTGTCATCGCCGCGTTCGTGTCTGCTTCCACCTTTATCGTTGTCCTGTGGACGATTGGCGGGGCGTTGACGCTGTCGGTGGCGGGAGTGTGGATTACAATACCCGGCTTTCTCGTGGTTGCGGCGGTGATCTACGCCGTCGTTACATCTAGTTCCATAGCTTTGATTGGCCGGAACTTCGTTCGAGTGTCCGAGGTCAAGAACCAGCTGGAGGCGGAATTCCGGTACACGCTTACGCGCGTCAGGGAAAATGGCGAGAGCATCGCCCTGCTTGGCGGGGAAGAGGAAGAACGGAGCGACCTCGACAAGAGGTTTGTCAATGTGCGCCGGCAGTGGCGGCTGATGGCGCTACAATATATGCGCACCACGATCGTGTCGCATGGATCGATGCTGATCGCTCCCGTCGTGCCGGTTCTGCTTTGCGCGCCGAAGTTTCTCGATGGGAGCATGTCGCTCGGAGAGGTCATGCAATCCGCATCGGCATTCACCATCGTTCAATCCGCCTTTGGCTGGCTGGTCGACAACTATCCCCGGCTGGCCGACTGGAATGCATGCGCACGGCGCGTCGCATCCCTGATGATGTCGCTTGATGGTCTCGAGCGGGCCGAACAGAGCGACACCCTCGGTCGGATCGTGCGCGGTGAGACGGAAGGCGAAACAATGCTCAGCCTCAAGGATGTTTCCGTTTCGCTGGGTGACGGTACCGCTGTCGTCAAAGAGACGGATGTCGAAATCGGGCCGGGAGAAAGGGTACTGGTCGCAGGGGAATCCGGATCGGGCAAAAGCACGCTTGTCCGCGCTATCGCCGGCCTGTGGCCGTGGGGCGGTGGCGACGTGAGTTTTCGCGCTGGCAGTCGACTTTTCATGTTGCCGCAGCGCCCATACATTCCGTCAGGTACGCTGCGTCGAGCGGTCTGCTATCCGCAGGCGGCCGAGAGCTGGACTCTCGAAGAGATAGGGGCAGCTCTCGACAAAGTTGGCCTTGGTCACCTCAAGGACAAGGTGGAAGAAGAGGCGCCGTGGGACCAGACGCTGTCGGGTGGTGAAAAGCAACGGCTGACCTTTGCTCGCCTGTTGCTGAACGATCCTGACATCATCGTCATGGACGAAGCAACCGCAGCCCTGGACGAAAAGAGTCAGGACAAGATGATGCAGACGGTAATCGATGAATTGCCCGATGCCACGATCGTCAGTGTGGCGCATCGTGCCGAGCTTGAAGCTTTCCACAGCCGAAAGATCACGCTGGAACGTCGGGAGGGTGGCGCAAAACTCGTCAGCGATATCCACCTTGCTCCTCGCAAGGGCCGGGCCGGCTCCCTGCTTCGGCGTATGGTCAAACGGAAGTGA
- a CDS encoding DUF2161 domain-containing phosphodiesterase encodes METSLYLPVKGFLEKAGYTVKGEVGGCDLVGLSDDDPPVVVICELKLSFNLELILQAVDRAAIADEIWIAARISAKGRGREADKRYRDLCRRLGIGMLGISDSGDVSVVVGSVSPMPRTNPKRRSRLMREHQRRRGDPAVGGSTRAPIMTAYRQQALGCALALASGPLRVRQVRASIPDAGKILLANVYGWFERLDRGVYDLTDAGREALQRWPQQDMSATAAVPD; translated from the coding sequence ATGGAAACTTCGCTTTATCTGCCCGTCAAAGGCTTTCTTGAAAAGGCAGGTTACACTGTCAAAGGTGAGGTTGGCGGTTGCGACCTTGTCGGTTTGAGCGATGATGATCCGCCTGTTGTCGTGATCTGCGAGCTAAAGCTCAGCTTTAACCTGGAGCTCATTCTGCAGGCCGTCGATCGCGCAGCTATTGCAGATGAGATATGGATTGCGGCCCGAATTTCAGCCAAGGGCAGAGGCCGGGAGGCCGACAAGCGCTACCGCGATCTTTGCCGCAGGCTTGGGATCGGCATGCTCGGGATTTCTGATAGCGGTGACGTCAGCGTTGTTGTCGGTTCCGTATCACCGATGCCGCGAACCAATCCAAAACGGCGTTCGCGGCTCATGCGTGAACACCAGAGGCGACGCGGAGATCCGGCAGTCGGCGGCAGCACCCGGGCGCCGATCATGACCGCTTACCGCCAGCAGGCGCTCGGCTGCGCTTTGGCGCTGGCATCAGGGCCGCTGCGCGTGCGCCAGGTCAGGGCCAGCATACCGGATGCCGGAAAAATTTTGCTTGCGAATGTTTACGGCTGGTTTGAACGGCTCGATCGGGGAGTTTATGACCTGACCGACGCCGGGCGGGAAGCGCTGCAGCGGTGGCCGCAGCAGGATATGTCTGCGACAGCCGCCGTTCCAGACTGA
- a CDS encoding MYG1 family protein, with the protein MIPDFLVTHSGGFHADELLSSVVLTRLFPQARLVRSRAAEWITPGADRIIYDVGGAYDPKGRIFDHHQRGAPLRDDGQPYSSFGLIWKHFGRDYLVASGVPEDHIETVHAAFDTSFVLPVDLVDNGALSPSIAGPLAGLTLPVLLETLKPVFDETDPDADNRSFHAALAIARSFIEAKIANSAAKLRAEALVNRAIVDAGEGHILELPVGMPFRPAIVKSGADHLLFVVHPRNNDWCLTGIRRADEGFELRADLPAAWAGLTDKDLEAVCGVEGASFCHNGRFVAAARTRDAALAMAELAVKEALSLGKEATAIKP; encoded by the coding sequence ATGATCCCGGACTTCCTCGTCACCCATTCCGGTGGCTTCCATGCTGATGAGCTTCTGTCCAGCGTCGTGTTGACCCGGCTTTTCCCCCAGGCCCGCCTCGTTCGCAGCAGGGCAGCCGAATGGATCACGCCCGGCGCGGACCGCATCATCTACGACGTCGGCGGCGCTTATGACCCGAAGGGGAGAATCTTCGACCACCACCAGCGCGGCGCGCCATTACGGGACGATGGTCAACCCTATAGTTCGTTCGGTCTGATCTGGAAGCACTTCGGCCGGGACTATCTTGTCGCCTCGGGCGTTCCAGAAGATCATATCGAGACCGTCCATGCCGCGTTCGATACCAGCTTTGTGCTGCCGGTCGATCTGGTCGATAATGGCGCGCTCAGCCCTTCCATCGCCGGGCCACTTGCCGGGCTAACGCTGCCTGTTTTGCTGGAAACCCTGAAACCTGTTTTTGACGAGACAGATCCCGACGCCGACAATCGCAGTTTCCATGCGGCGCTCGCCATTGCCCGCAGCTTCATCGAGGCGAAGATTGCCAACAGCGCTGCAAAATTGCGGGCTGAGGCGCTTGTGAACCGGGCTATCGTGGATGCCGGCGAAGGGCATATTCTGGAATTGCCAGTGGGAATGCCGTTCCGTCCCGCCATCGTGAAGTCGGGCGCCGACCATCTGCTGTTTGTCGTTCACCCCCGCAACAACGACTGGTGCCTGACCGGTATCCGTCGTGCCGATGAAGGATTTGAGCTGCGCGCGGATCTGCCAGCCGCCTGGGCAGGTTTGACGGACAAGGATTTGGAAGCGGTTTGTGGCGTCGAAGGAGCGAGCTTCTGTCACAACGGCCGGTTTGTCGCAGCGGCCAGAACCCGCGATGCTGCGCTAGCCATGGCGGAGTTAGCGGTGAAAGAGGCTCTCTCCCTCGGCAAGGAGGCCACAGCGATAAAGCCGTGA
- a CDS encoding glycerate kinase — protein MPFRVVVAPSGFKESLSAEQAADCIEKGVLRAFPGSEVVKAPMADGGEGFTRALTGATNGTIHPVTVTGPLGQPVSAFIGFLGGCPEPTAVIEMAAAAGLSLVPRDRRNPCLTTSYGVGELVRAALDGGARRILLGCGDSGINDGGAGMAQALGVRLLDAAGRDLDRGGAALAKLNRIDLSNRDPRLSQVRIDAAVNWHNQLLGERGVARVFGPQKGATPQQVEELAAAMEIYAERIEDATGLDVGSAPGAGASGGLGAAVLGLLCGKLHPRYDIVMQYLDVDDYLRNADLVITAEGSLDGQTPFGKVPAEIARRAKEAGVPVVALAGTIGKGVRLNLEYGIDAFASILTRPCSLEDAISSAPKLLARAAEDAVRMIMIGTTLRIRGRVRAPSAIGTGMSSSRYS, from the coding sequence ATGCCCTTCCGCGTTGTTGTTGCCCCCTCGGGCTTCAAGGAAAGTCTCTCAGCCGAACAGGCCGCCGATTGCATTGAAAAAGGTGTTCTGCGTGCATTTCCCGGCTCCGAGGTCGTCAAGGCACCCATGGCCGACGGCGGCGAAGGCTTTACCCGGGCATTGACCGGCGCCACCAATGGCACGATCCACCCGGTGACGGTGACCGGCCCGCTTGGACAACCCGTCTCCGCATTTATCGGATTCCTCGGCGGATGCCCTGAGCCGACGGCGGTCATCGAAATGGCCGCGGCTGCCGGTCTCAGCCTTGTTCCGCGTGATCGCCGCAATCCCTGCCTCACCACGAGCTATGGTGTCGGCGAACTCGTGCGCGCCGCACTTGACGGTGGCGCAAGACGGATATTGCTCGGCTGCGGCGACAGCGGCATCAATGATGGCGGCGCCGGCATGGCGCAGGCGCTGGGCGTCCGACTGCTCGATGCCGCCGGCCGCGACCTCGACCGTGGCGGTGCAGCCTTGGCGAAGCTGAACCGCATCGATCTCAGCAACCGAGATCCGCGCCTGTCCCAAGTGCGCATTGATGCCGCTGTGAACTGGCATAACCAGCTTCTCGGGGAGCGAGGTGTCGCCCGCGTTTTCGGGCCGCAGAAAGGAGCGACGCCGCAACAAGTGGAAGAGCTTGCTGCGGCGATGGAAATCTACGCAGAGCGCATAGAAGACGCCACCGGTCTCGATGTCGGCTCAGCACCGGGCGCTGGCGCATCGGGCGGACTGGGAGCAGCTGTACTGGGCCTGCTCTGCGGCAAGCTTCACCCCCGCTACGACATCGTCATGCAATATCTCGATGTTGATGATTATCTGCGTAACGCCGATCTGGTGATCACTGCCGAAGGAAGCCTCGACGGCCAGACCCCCTTCGGCAAGGTTCCAGCCGAAATCGCCCGTCGGGCCAAGGAGGCCGGCGTTCCGGTGGTCGCACTTGCTGGTACGATCGGCAAGGGCGTGAGGCTTAATCTCGAATACGGGATTGATGCCTTCGCCTCGATATTGACCCGACCGTGCTCCCTGGAGGACGCGATATCATCGGCACCGAAGCTTCTGGCCCGCGCGGCGGAGGATGCCGTCAGGATGATCATGATCGGGACAACCTTGCGCATAAGGGGAAGAGTTCGTGCTCCGTCCGCAATTGGAACCGGCATGTCCAGTTCCCGGTACTCCTGA
- a CDS encoding SLC13 family permease has translation MAHLMSLPTANLKKDLPTTAMTEATVSVRRLKQIVAMLLTAFAAVLIFLAIDDLTMPMRATLFIFLSAIIAWTVLELPETPVALTGAIALAVVGAIPENLVYQSLGNDIIWLLLSAFVIAGVLRHVGLIEQLTARLMPRMRSISSMFWMLTFVTFATAFVIPSTSARAAILMPVYLGLSGAIGNSRISRALGLLFPTIILLSAGASLIGAGAHLVAAGFLARLTGTQPDFIGWLVLAGPFSLITCLIACTILLHVFLTREERDMVPDSKAGLARIAPFSREQIIVAAVVFCTVLMFSTQSIHGVGMALIGMVAALVLCVPDVSGMTLKTALKTVEWNLLLFMAGTLVIGEALIETGTAQMLADRLVAVFRQSLITAPDIVISFAVIVATFSHLVITSRTARVTVLVPAFALPLSGLGVDPAVLVMVVTLASGFCQMTMVSAKPVVLFGGMEPAAFTQADLRKLGYFLLPPFIFLLILSAIFLWPMQGLSQKI, from the coding sequence GTGGCACATCTCATGTCCTTGCCCACGGCAAATCTGAAGAAAGACCTGCCGACAACCGCCATGACCGAGGCTACGGTTTCCGTCCGGCGCCTCAAACAGATTGTTGCGATGCTGCTGACTGCCTTCGCCGCTGTGCTGATCTTTCTGGCGATCGACGACCTGACAATGCCGATGCGGGCGACACTCTTCATTTTTTTGTCGGCCATCATCGCCTGGACGGTCCTAGAACTGCCTGAAACGCCGGTTGCCCTGACCGGGGCTATCGCGCTTGCCGTCGTCGGCGCGATACCGGAAAATCTGGTTTACCAGTCGCTGGGCAATGACATCATCTGGCTTCTTCTGTCGGCCTTCGTGATTGCCGGCGTATTGCGGCATGTGGGTCTCATCGAGCAATTGACGGCACGACTGATGCCCAGAATGCGCAGCATAAGCTCGATGTTCTGGATGCTGACGTTTGTGACCTTCGCGACCGCCTTCGTCATTCCTTCCACCTCAGCCCGGGCCGCCATTCTCATGCCGGTGTATCTCGGATTGTCAGGCGCAATCGGCAATAGCCGCATTTCCCGTGCCCTCGGCCTGCTCTTTCCCACGATCATTCTCCTTTCCGCCGGCGCATCCCTGATTGGCGCGGGGGCGCATCTGGTTGCTGCCGGGTTCTTGGCCCGCCTGACCGGAACTCAGCCGGATTTCATCGGCTGGCTGGTGCTGGCCGGACCGTTTTCGCTCATCACCTGCCTGATCGCCTGCACCATCCTGCTGCATGTGTTTCTCACCAGAGAGGAACGCGACATGGTCCCGGACAGCAAAGCGGGCCTGGCGCGCATCGCCCCCTTTTCCAGAGAACAGATCATCGTCGCGGCTGTGGTCTTCTGCACGGTCCTGATGTTTTCCACCCAGTCCATTCACGGTGTCGGAATGGCGCTGATCGGCATGGTGGCAGCTCTTGTCCTCTGCGTGCCCGATGTCTCCGGCATGACGTTGAAAACAGCCTTGAAAACCGTCGAGTGGAATCTGCTTCTTTTCATGGCCGGCACGCTGGTCATCGGCGAAGCGCTGATCGAGACGGGCACGGCACAGATGCTGGCCGATCGGCTGGTGGCTGTTTTCCGCCAGAGCTTGATCACCGCACCTGATATCGTCATCTCATTTGCCGTGATTGTCGCCACCTTTTCCCATCTGGTGATCACCTCGCGCACGGCGCGGGTTACGGTTCTCGTTCCCGCCTTTGCATTACCCTTGTCTGGCCTTGGCGTGGATCCGGCCGTGCTTGTGATGGTGGTGACACTGGCAAGCGGCTTTTGCCAGATGACGATGGTATCGGCAAAACCGGTCGTTCTGTTCGGTGGAATGGAGCCCGCAGCATTCACTCAAGCCGACCTGCGCAAGCTTGGTTATTTCCTCCTGCCGCCATTCATATTCCTGCTCATCCTGTCGGCAATATTTCTTTGGCCGATGCAGGGCCTTTCGCAAAAAATCTAA